TATGGGTGGCAAGGGGATGAATGGGCGGTTAGGTGCTTGGGCAAAAGACAATTACCCGAACAGCAAGTCTGATCTTTTTGCCATGTTTATCGAGCGTAATCTCGACCTTGCTCAGAAGCACGGAACGATTGCGATGATAACCATGCAGAGCTGGATGTTCTTGTTGTCCTTTGAGGTGCTACGATTAAAAGTTTTAGATCAAAACACCTTGCTTTCAATGGCTCATTTGGGCGCTAGAGCATTTGACAGCATCGGCGGAGAGGTCGTATCAACAACCGCCTTCGTTGCAAGAAATTCAATGGTCCAGGATTTTGAGGGGTCTTATGTAAGACTTGTGGATGGAAAATCTGAAACCGAAAAGCGGGAAGCCCTTCTTCAGGCAGCCAAAAATCCTGATTGCGATTGGTCTTTTAAAACTTCTGCAAAGACCTTTCAAAAAATTCCCAGCAGCCCTATTGCTTATTGGGTCAGCGAAGGAATGGCCGACTGCTATGTTAGAGGGGAGCTTCTTTCGACAGTTGCCCCAGCAAAACTAGGGATGAGAACCGGTAATAATTCTAAATGGTTACGTCTGTGGCATGAAATCTCCGACGATTTAACAAATGTCTCTGCTACGAGTTCAGAGGATGCCAAGGAATCCTGTAAAAAATGGTTCCCATATAACAAAGGCGGTGAATTTCGAAGGTGGTATGGAAACAATGACTACATGGTTTTCTGGGAAAACGATGGCTATGAAATAAAATGCGAAACGCTGGAAAAATATCCTCAGCTTTCTTGGGATAATCTCGGATGGAAAATCACCAATGAGGCAGATTTCTTCAAGCCCTCCTTAACCTGGTCATTTGTTAGCTCTTCTAATTTCGGCGTTCGAGCTAGTCTGGGAGGAGCATTGTTTGATGTTGGCGGGTCGAGTGCATTTCCTAAACCCAATCAGTATTGGGTAATTGCAGGTTTTCTCTGCTCCTGTCTTTCTTTTGAGTTTTTGAAGCTTTCAAATCCAACTCTTAATTTTCAAGTTGCCAATATAAATTCCTTGCCGTGGTGTGGCGCAGGGGGCAGAGAGAGCGAACTTAATATCGTCGTTAAACGATTGGTAGATATTGGAAGGTCAGACTGGGACTCCTACGAAACCTCATGGGACTTCACCAGCCTGCCTTTGCTGAACCCCGACTACCGCCAGTCAGCCCTGAAGGCCACCTACCAGAAGCTCCGTGCCCACTGGCAGGAAATGACACTGGAGATGCAGCGGCTGGAGAAAGAGAACAACCACATCTTCATCGAGGCCTACGGCCTTAAGGATGAGCTGAATGAAAAAGTTGACCTCAGCGATATCACGCTGACCTGCAACCCGCACTACCGCTACGGCAACGACAAGTGTGAAGACGAGCTGGAGGCGCTGCTGCTGGCCGACACCATGCGCGAGCTGGTTTCCTATGCGGTAGGCTGCATGTTCGGTCGCTATGCACTGGACAAGCCGGGGTTGATCCTGGCCAACCAGGGCGAGACCATCGAGGACTACCTGAAGCGGGTTCCTGAGCCCAGCTTCCCGGCCGATGACGACAACGTCATCCCCATGCTCGACGGCGACTGGTTCACCGACGACATCGCCGAGCGCTTCCGCAAGTTCCTGCGCGTGGCCTTTGGCGAAGAGCACTACGAGGTCAACCTTCGCTTCGTCGAACAGGCGCTGAACCTCAAGGGCAAGCGCAACTACAGCATCCGCGATTACTTCCTCGGCGAGTTCTACACCGACCATGTGAAACGCTACAAGAAGCGGCCCATCTACTGGCTGTTCTCCAGCCCTAAGGGCAGCTTCAACGCGCTGATCTACATGCACCGCTACCGCCCGGACACGGTTAGCGTGGTGCTCAACGACTACCTGCGCGAATTTCGCACCAAGCTCACCTCGCACAAGAACCATCTGGAGGCGGTCAGCATCAGCGCCAGCAGCAGCCAGGGCGAGAAGACCAAGGCCCTGAAGGAGATCGAGAAGATCACCAAGATGATCGCCGAGATGGAGGAGTACGAACGCGAAGTGCTATACCCGCTGGCCACCGAGCAGGTGGAGATCGACCTCGACGACGGCGTGAAGGTCAACTACCCCAAATTCGGAGCGGCCTTGAAGAAGATCGTCGGTCTGGATGCGCAAGAGGATTAAGGAGCACCATTGATGGAAAACCGCATTGCCCAAGCCCTGACCAAACTCTTCGACCGGCACCGAATTGTCTTTTGGTACGATGCCAAGCTGGAGTTACGCGACGACTTCGAGGCGTTGTCACTGCCTGACGTAGAGAAGCTGGAGCTGATCAATAACGAGTACGGCATTAAGTATCAGCTGCTGCGCGAGCAACCGGAGCAAAAATTCTTGCTCTACCGTGAAGGCCCTCAGCCCGCCGATCTGGATAACTGGCTGCTGGATGTTCAATTGGCCCACGGCGAGTTCCGCACTGATCAGGTGGCCATCTGGCTGTCCGAACTGGAGCTCGGCCTGGAGTTCACGGATGTGGTTCAGGCCAATGCGGAGTTCTTCAAGGCGATCAAGCGTAAGGATGCCCTTAAAACTCTGCTGAAAGCAGATGACACCGCCGGACAGATTCGCCTGAAAATGCTGGCGGTATGCACCGGCAGTGAGCCGCGCATGGATGCGGTGGTGGAAAACCTGCTGCAGGAACTTGCCGACGGTCGAGACGAGAAAATCAAGCTGGTTGGACGGTGCAGTTTGGATGGCTTCCTCTGGGAACAGATGATCCGCTACTATGGCTACAAGTCCGACGAGCCGGGCATCCGTGACTTCGCCATCGAATTGTTCAAATCCTGCTACGCCATGGGCACCAACGGTCAAGTGAAACTGACCAGCGACGCCATGGTGTTTCTTAAGCGCTGGAAGGAC
This portion of the Desulfovibrio desulfuricans genome encodes:
- the pglX gene encoding BREX-1 system adenine-specific DNA-methyltransferase PglX produces the protein METLKLKRFAQYARRSLLEQVSVKLKLVLAAESSARREHAAAVKKLEEAIQKTDKEQVIERVAYIWFNRFCALRFMDVNRYNRVNIVSPADPGQFQPEILAEAKMGHIDEEMVPDKTRQQIFALLDGKASSNDPQGEAYRMLVVAACNFWNKAMPFLFQRIDDYTELLMPDDLLSGNSILAYTREAMTPDACEDVEVIGWLYQFYISEKKDEVFDGLKKNKKITPENIPAATQLFTPHWIVRYLVENSLGRLWLLNRPSSKLALQMDYYIQPEQAETDFLRIAKPEEIKICDPACGSGHMLTYAFDLLYAIYEEEGYEPAEIPEKILTNNLYGIEIDERAGELAAFALTMKARSKQRRFLNKGVKPNICVLENVHFDGNELKDYMDYVGRDLFTAPLQTTLRQFEEADNFGSLIRPDITDVDGMLRILESKNVSGQLFISMTHQKVLQALRQADYLSPKYHVVIANPPYMGGKGMNGRLGAWAKDNYPNSKSDLFAMFIERNLDLAQKHGTIAMITMQSWMFLLSFEVLRLKVLDQNTLLSMAHLGARAFDSIGGEVVSTTAFVARNSMVQDFEGSYVRLVDGKSETEKREALLQAAKNPDCDWSFKTSAKTFQKIPSSPIAYWVSEGMADCYVRGELLSTVAPAKLGMRTGNNSKWLRLWHEISDDLTNVSATSSEDAKESCKKWFPYNKGGEFRRWYGNNDYMVFWENDGYEIKCETLEKYPQLSWDNLGWKITNEADFFKPSLTWSFVSSSNFGVRASLGGALFDVGGSSAFPKPNQYWVIAGFLCSCLSFEFLKLSNPTLNFQVANINSLPWCGAGGRESELNIVVKRLVDIGRSDWDSYETSWDFTSLPLLNPDYRQSALKATYQKLRAHWQEMTLEMQRLEKENNHIFIEAYGLKDELNEKVDLSDITLTCNPHYRYGNDKCEDELEALLLADTMRELVSYAVGCMFGRYALDKPGLILANQGETIEDYLKRVPEPSFPADDDNVIPMLDGDWFTDDIAERFRKFLRVAFGEEHYEVNLRFVEQALNLKGKRNYSIRDYFLGEFYTDHVKRYKKRPIYWLFSSPKGSFNALIYMHRYRPDTVSVVLNDYLREFRTKLTSHKNHLEAVSISASSSQGEKTKALKEIEKITKMIAEMEEYEREVLYPLATEQVEIDLDDGVKVNYPKFGAALKKIVGLDAQED